The sequence GCGGAATAAGCGATATTTTTGGAAATGAGATTGAATCTGTAACCGTATCCATTCGATATCTCGAATTCGGAGATGTAGCACCTGGTCAGGTTGTGATTAACGAAATTATGTATGAACCGTCCGATGGATCGGGTGCAGAATTTATCGAGATATTCAATCGAACAGATGCAAATTACGATTTGACCGGCTGGCTGTTGGGAGATTCAACAGATGAAACCGAAATACCTCGGGGCGTTTTGATTCGTGAAAATGAAACTTTGGTGTTTACCGATTCTCAATCGTTTGCATCCGAATCCAACAAGTTCGTTTTCATTTCAAATTTTCAATCGCTCAACAACAGCGGCGATGCTGTTATATTGAAAAATACAGCTGGTATAGTGATTGACAGCCTGTTCTATCAAGCCGACTGGGGAATTGATGAACCCGGAATTTCACTGGAGAGGAAAGATCCGGCGGGCCTGTCAACCGACCCCGGAAATTGGGCATCCAACACCTCAGAGAGGGGTTCCACACCAGGCCAGGAAAACAGTGTGTTTGAAATTGATGAAATGGCCCCGGAAATCATCTTTGCCAATTTTATTCATCCCGATTCGATTGAGGTTGAGTTCAACGAATATGTGGAAATTACATCGAGTGAAGGCGATCAAATGGTGAAAGGGGGAGGGTTTAAAAAACAATCACAAACCAACGCACAATTTCTTTTGAATGGCACGCCGTCGGATCTACTTTTTTACGATGAAGATTCAGGAGACCGTGTCATCCTGGACGGATCGGTCGTTTCCCAGGGAGAAGAAATTACTGTAAGTGTAGAAAATCTGGGTGATTACAAAGGCAACATCGCAAACCGTTTGGAACAGTCGATAGCCCAGCCCATTTCTGAGGGAGATATCATTTTTAATGAAATTATGTTTGATCCGATTTCTGATGAGCGCGACGGTTTGCCGGACCAATCCCAGTATATAGAAATTTATAATCGTCGACCCTATGCTATTTCACTCGAAGGATTTGTTCTGCATGATGAACCGGATGAAGATGGTGATATTTCTATTATTGAGCCGATCCGAAGTAATCGTCAGTGGCTGCCGGCAAATGGCTACGCGCTGATCTATCCCGAACCGGATGATGTTCCGTTTTCGAACAGCCGGGCTGCAGAGTTCTTTGATCTGTCCGGTGAGATGGATCAGTTTGCCATTCAAATCGACCGAACCACTCTGAGTCTGACAAATACCGGCCGCCAGATTTACCTGGCTGACAGCACTTTGCAAATCATTGATATGGTGGATTATGTCCCCGAATGGCACAACCCGAATATCGTGGATACAAAGGGAATCGCGCTCGAACGGATCAACCCAAATTTTGAAACCAACGATGAAGCTAACTGGGGATCCAATTCTACGCCGCTTGGTGGTTCTCCCGGATCAGAAAACTCCATCTACCAGGGTTCAGAACAGACGATCTCCGGGAATGATATCGCCTTCAGCCCGAATCCATTCTCTCCCGATGATGATGGATTTGAAGACAACCTGCTGATCAACTACTCTTTTGATGAACCCGACTATCTAATTAAAGTGCGAATTTATGATCGCTACGGCCGTCTGGTTCGGAAACTGGCCGAGGCCAAACGAGCCGGGTTTGAAGGATCCCTGGTCTGGGATGGCAAAACCGATGACGGACTTCGAAATCGGGTGGGAATCTACATTGTTCTGCTTGAAGCTTACAATAGTGCCAATGGAAAAAATCTCTCCTTTAAAGAAACGGTGGTGATTGCCCGGAAGTTTTAAACTATATAGAAATCTGTAAAGTTTAGCTCTCCTTTATACGTTCTACTTGTTTAATTTGTAGATAACAGATTGTAGTTTTTTGAATCGGTTTTGAATGCATGGTTCCAGGTTAAGAAGTAAAAAATCATTGTTCCTGCATTCTGAATAATTGAAGCAATATTTATGGATTATATTGACTCTTACACCAAACTGCGAAAAGTTTTCTCTGCCGTTGATTCTGAAACCACATATGGAAATCTTTCAATTCACAAGATCGGCTTTCGGTCGGGGTTTTATAATCTTTTGCCAGGCAATACCAAATACCGCTGTGAACGGCACAATTTGGAATTTGATTCTCTTTCCAACTACTATAACGATGTTGGTACAATTCAAGATGATGTACACCAGGAGGATTTTTTAGTAGAGGAAAACCGAAATTTTAACTATTTCATCCTCAAGCCGCGAAAATCCGAGAACATTCAAAAAGTAACTTTTCTTTTTCACGGATTTAACGAAAAAAATTGGGATAAATATTTTACATGGGGAGAAGCTATTTGTGAAAAAACACAAAGTGCAGTCGTTTTTTTCCCCATTGCCTTTCACATGCAGCGCGCTCCGGAATATTGGAGCAATCCCCGTAAGATGTACCAGTTGTGTGAGAAGCGGAAAAAGAAATTTCCAAATATCATAAAATCTACATTGTTCAATGTGGCTATCAGTATGCGCCTGCAATCGATGCCGCAGCGATTTATTTGGTCGGGTTTGCAAACCTATTATGACGTTATTCAGTTTGTAGAGGAATGTAAAAAAGGAGAAAATCCCGTCATCGATAAAAATGCAACGTTCGATATTTTTGCTTTTTCCATCGGCGGATTGTTAGCAGAGATACTCAAACTTTCCAATTATCACAATTATTTCAGCGATTCTAAAGTATGTCTGTTCTGCAGCGGAACGGTTTTTAACCGCCTCTCTCCGGTGTCTAAATTTATATTAGACAGTGAAGCCAGTGTGGCTCTGTACTCATACCTTATAGAACACTTCGATAGTTTTCTGAAAAATGATGATCATCTTCGCCACTATATTGAGGAAGATCATTTTGAAGGGGAAATTTTCCACTCAATGCTGGAATATCAGAAAATGCGAGAATTTCGGGAAGAACAGTTTAAAAAAGTAGAAAACCAGATTTATGCGATACCCCTGAAACAAGACACTGTTATCCCTTCCTTTGAGGTGGTCAATACGTTGCAGGGAGCTTTCAGAAATATTAATATTCCTGTGGATGAGATGGATTTCAATTATGAATATATTCACGAGAATCCATTCCCGCTTAACCATAACGAACCCCGAAAAATAAATAATGCCTTTAACCGGGTTTTCGATAAAGTAGGTACTTTTTTTGAAAGCTGAGTTTTTCAATTCTGAACAAAACAGTTAATGAATCATTATAAAGGAGCGGTATCGGCAGGTCACCAAACTACAGCGGAAACGGCTGCCCGAATTCTAAAAGCGGGCGGAAATGCATTTGATGCTGTTGTAGCTGCACACCTGACCGCTTGTGTTGTGGAGCCAGTTCTGACATCCTTCGCCGGAGGTGGATTTTTATTAGCCGAAACCGGAGATGGTAAACAAACACTTTACGATTTTTTCGTCCAGACTCCATATAAAATCAAAAAGAGAAATGAACTGTCCTTTTTTCCAATATCCGCCGATTTTGGATATGCAAAACAAGAATTTCATATTGGGCCTGGATCTGTTGCCACTCCGGGAACCGTAAAAGGACTGTTTGAAATTCATCGTGATCTCTGTTCCATGCCATTTCCCGTTCTTGCTGACTCTGCAATAAAATTGGCAAGAGATGGTGTGAAGATGAACTCCTTCCAAGCCGGTGCCATCCAGATTACGGAGCCGATTTATGCATCAAATCAGGAAGCTTCAGAGATTTTTAGCAGCCGAAAAGAAGATGGAATGTTTATTTCTGAAGGGGAATGGCTCACGCAGCCTCAACTTGCGAATTTTATACAAGAATTGGCAAGTGACGGGGAATCCTTTTTTTACGAGGGAGAAATAGCTGATAAAATTTGCAGGATTTGTGAAGAGGAGGGAGGGCATCTCACCCATGAGGATCTGGAAAATTACAAGGTTGAGAAGAGAAAACCACTTCATTTGGAGTATAAGGGTAATTCTCTGAGTATAAATCCGCCTCCGAGTTCCGGCGGTCTGTTAATTGCATTAGCACTGAATCTGATGGAATCTCCGGGGCGTGATTTTTCCGATAAGTCCTTTTCAGAACTACTTGTAGAAGCTCAGGATATGGCTCACAGGTCACGAATTGAGAATGTAATAGAAAACCGAAATCCTAAAGGGATACTTCATGAACCTTTTGTTGAGATGTACAAAAAGCAGGTGCAAAATCGGAGAAAGGCATCGAGGGGTACCACACAGATTAGCGTGGCGGATGCCAAGGGAAATATGGCAAGCCTAACAACCAGCAATGGATCGGGCAGCGGGGTGATGATTCCCGGCACCGGTGTGATGATGAATAACATGCTGGGCGAAGAAGATCTCAATCCGGAAGGATTCTACAACTGGCCCACAAATCAGAGAATCAGCTCGATGATGGCACCGGCAATTCTTCGATTCAAAGATGGGAAAAAAGTGGTTCTCGGTTCCGGCGGATCAAACCGAATTCGTACGGCGATCTTACAGGTTCTGCTGAATTTGATTGATCATGGAATGGACTTGGAAGAGGCGATTCAGTCTCCCAGAATCCACTATGAAAATGATTTTCTGAATATTGAAAAAGGGTTTTCTGAGGAGATTATAGATCTATTGACTCAGAAGTATAAAGATCATAAAACCTGGGAGCCGGGTAACCTGTTTTTCGGAGGAGTTCATGCCGTTTTGGAAAAGAAGGGTGAGTTTTCGGGATTTGGCGATCCGCGGCGGGGTGGTGTTTCGATGACATTGTAAATCGGCTCGCCGAACCGATAAGATGAATGGGAGAGTTTAAATGGCAAATGGTGCGAGCATCTCGGTCGTGTTCTTCATATGTAGCACAAGCAAGATGCTTGCGCTATCACATGTCTGGTGTTGAGGTTTTGAGGATGGCGCGAGCGTCCCGCTCGTGACCTTCGTAGACGTAGCACAAGCGAGACGCTTGCGCTATTTCATATCGAAATACTTTCCCGGCTCAGCAAGCCGGACTACCATTTATCCATCCAACTCTGCCATATTCAGCAATTTTCTCAGGTCGTCTACTCGTCTCTCATCTTGCAATTTAGCATAGCTGTGTATCAAATTTCGAATACACCGAACCAGAATTTCCGATTCATCCGCTTTTTGGAGATGTTCGGGTTTCGGTTCAATTCCGTTCTTTTTCAGGAAATAGCAGCACTGATTGTATGTAACAATCGTTCCGCCGTCAAAAGGATCGATCAGAATTTCCTGGTTGTGAGTTTGGTACATCAGCATAAAATGGATCGGCATGTTTACACCATAGAATGGAAGGTCCAGCCGACGTGCGATAAACATCACTATGCAACTCAACATAATGGGCAAGCCCTTTCTTCGATCAATCACACGATCCAGATAGGCATTATCCGGATGATGATAATCGCTTGAATCCCCCCGGAATCTCAAATCCTGAAAAATATATTGCAGCATAATCTTCATTTTTTCATTGATAGAGGGCGTATAGGCAATATCACTTCCAATTTGAGCAGCAAGATCGTCCAGTTTTTTTCTGTACTCCCGGACCCGAAGAGTTGGATTTCCAAATTTACAAAGTATTAAAAGGGCGTTCTCAAGTTGATTGCGGTCATATATACCCTGCTCAATAATTTCAGCAAACTCTTCAATAACCGTACCAGCAGTAATATTGTAGATGATATTGTTGATCGTTTCTTTTTCGGAGTCTTTAACCGACTCAGATCGAAATTGATCTAACATGGGCACGGCATGCTCACCTAACTCTTTGAATCGTTCCTTTACGCCATACTGCACTTCCGGATCGGGATCGTCCAAAAGATAGATTAACGACTCTATTTCTCGTTTGTTTGATTTCTTCATCTGTAGATTTTTTCCATTTTTTGCATAACAGAATAAGTGTTCAATTTATTCCGCAATATTCATTTTTATAAATGGAGTTTAAAAAACTGGTCTTCCAATGAAAATATTGTATCAAATTACAAGGGTACAGCTACTCAATGAAGATAACAACTTACAATTGTTATTCATTTAGGTTTGATGGGTAAAATCTTGGATGGTGCCATTGTAGTGGCTGTGTTCAATCAGAAGGTCCGGTGTGCGCCTGCGAGTTATTTTTCGGTTTTAATACAACACGTTGAATCAACCAGGCGTACCCTGCGAAACGCATTTAGTTGCGATCACTTGTTAGGGTTACCAACCAGATGCTCGCAAAGCATGGCAAACAGGAAATTTTCAGAGAGGATTGGTTTTTGAAAAAAACTGTCTTTAGATGCATCCATGTGAGGTTATGTGTACATCTTGAAACGGTTTGGACAGTACTGTTGTAAGATATTGAAACGGAGATGCATCAGTTTAAAGAAATGATATTTTCTTTACATTCATTATATAAGTGTGTGATATTAAACAAGAAAAAAAGATGAAATGAGTACAGAAAGAGCTCTGAAAACACCAAAGATTGATGATCTCAACGCTGCAAAAAACCGAATTAAAAAGAGGTATGATGAGGTACGCTCCCAAACTGAAAAATTAACGGAGCCGCTCGAAACGGAAGATTTTGTAATTCAGGCGATGGAAAATGCCAGTCCCACAAAATGGCATTTGGCACATACAAGCTGGTTTTTTGAAACATTTATACTGAAAAAAGCGGATGAGGATTTTGATTCTCTCCATCCTCAGTACGGATATATTTTCAACTCTTATTACGTTCAAACCGGTGATCCGCATTGCAGGGATAAGAGGGGGAACCTGTCTCGCCCGACTGTTAAAAAAGTGTTCGAATACAGGGACTATATCAATAAAAATATGCACCAGTTTATTGATAGTCTCGATGAAGAGCAGCTCGGGGAGTGGCTGCCGGTTATAGAAGTGGGTATTCATCATGAACAGCAACACCAGGAACTGATGCTGACCGATATGAAGTACATGTTTGGTCAGAATCCGCTCTATCCTATCTATAAAGAAACGAAACGTCCCAAACGATCCTCCATACCGGGAATGAATTGGATAAAATTTGACGAAGGTGTTTATGAAATTGGCCATAAAGGCGATGGTTTTGGTTTTGATAATGAATTTCCATCGCATAAAACCTATATCAACAAATTTGAGATGGCAGACCGTCTTGTAACCAATGGCGAATATGCGGCATTTATTGAAGATGGCGGGTATACAGATCCCAAATATTGGCTGGATGAAGGATTTGCTACCGTTGAAAATGAGGAGTGGAACTGGCCACTCTACTGGGTAAAAAGAGATGATGAATGGTATCATTTTACTCTGAGCGGATTGGAGAAATTAGATCCTAACGAACCGGTTTGCCACATAAGCTATTTTGAAGCCGATGCGTATGCACGCTGGGCTGGATCTCGTTTGCCAACTGAGCAGGAGTGGGAAGTAGCAGCGAAAGAACTGCCCGTTGAAGGGAATTTTGTTGAACAGGAATATTATCATCCGGCCTCTTCAGAAAAACAATCAAAAAGTCTGAAACAGATGTTCGGGGATGTTTGGCAGTGGACCCGCAGCTCTTATTCGCCTTATCCGGGGTTTAAACCTTTCCCGGGTAAATTGGGTGAATACAATGGGAAATTTATGGTCAATCAGTATGTGTTGAGAGGTGGGTCGTGCGCTACTCCAAAATCCCATTTCAGGAAAACATACCGGAATTTTTTCCATACAGATGCCCGATGGCAGTTTACAGGAATTCGGCTTGCGAAAGATAGAGATGTGAAGTAGATAAACAACGATTTATCCGGTTCAGACCCTCTCCCCAAAGAACTGTTTGCAATACCATCTTGTAAAAAAATCATTTTAGATTGAGATTTCCGTGTTTGTTCCGTTTCAATTAATTTGGTATTAATAGGGCGGTTCCCGTTTCGGGTCTGAATTCAAATTATCTGAACCAAAAATCTATGGGTGTTGAAACAGTAAAACTGGCAGAAAACAGAGAACAAACCCAGGAGTTTATCAAGTATCTCTTGAATGACATCCGTGCAATGGAAAGGATGTTGAATAATGACCTGTTTGAAAAAGACACCGTTCGCATTGGCGCTGAACAGGAACTTTGCCTGGTTGACAGGTACGCTAAACCTGCTCCTATTTCCATAGAACTTCTCGAAGCTCTCGATGACGATAAATTTACAACGGAGTTTGCAAAATTTAACCTGGAGACAAATTTAGATCCGTTGAAATTTGAGGGAGCGTGTCTCTCAAAAATGGAACAAAACATTGTTCGCCAGTTGGATAAAGTCCGGGAAACAATCCGGGAATTTGACGGCGATATTGTGCTGACCGGCGTCTTGCCAACTATCCGGAAATCTGACCTGGACATAGAAAACCTTACACCACTCCCACGCTATAAAGCGTTGTGTGCAGCTATCAATAAACTTCGGGGTGATGAGTACGATTTGCGAATCCAGGGAATGGATGAGTTATTGATGCGCTTTGATACTCCTCTTTTGGAAGCTTGTAATACCGGATTCCAGGTGCATATGCAGGTATCGCCCGAAGAGTTTGTACACAAATATAACTTGGCACAAGCTATTACCGGGCCTGTATTGGCCAGCGCAGTGAACTCTCCTCTTCTTTTTGGAAAACGACTTTGGTCGGAAACAAGAGTAGCTCTTTTTCATCAATCCGTGGATACCCGGAAAGTGGGAGGTCATTTGAGGGAAAGCAGTCCGCGTGTGACATTTGGGAATGAATGGCTGAAAGACAGTATCCTGGAGATCTATAAGGAAGATATTGCGCGCTACCGGGTAATGCTCAGCTCAAATATTACCGAAGATGTCGATGAAATCCTGGATAAAGGAGAGATCCCAAAATTGATGGCGTTGCAGGTTCACAACGGAACGGTGTATCGGTGGAATCGGCCCTGTTATGGAATCAGCAATGGCGTCCCTCATCTTCGAATTGAGAATCGGATCTTCCCCTCCGGTCCAACTGTAATTGATGAAATTGCAAATGCTTCATTCTGGCTGGGCTTGCTGAATGGATTGGATGAAGCCTACGATGACATCACAGAAAAACTGGATTTTGATGATGCACGCATGAACTTTTTTGCGGCCTCAAAACTGGGCCTTGATACAAAGTTTAAATGGGTGGACGACAAGCGGTATTCAGCCGTGGAATTAATCACAAAAGAGTTACTGCCGCTGGCCAAAAAAGGGTTGGAAAATGCGGGTGTGGATGACGGGGACATTACGAGTTATCTCGATATTATTGAGGAGAGAACAGATGTGGCTCAAACCGGCAGCTACTGGATGGTAAAATCATACAACTCCCTGATGAAAGATATAAGCCGGGAACAGGCATTAACGGCTGTGACCAATGCGATGATCAAAAATCAAAAGAAGGGAGAACCGGTGCACAAGTGGGGCTTGGCCAAGCTGGATGATATGGAGATGTGGCAGCCGTCGAGTTTACTGGTGGAGGAGTTCATGACAACCGATCTTTTTACTGTTCAAAAAGATGATATTATTGAACTGGTGGCAAACCTGTTTGAGTGGAGGCGGATCCGGTATATACCCGTTGAGGATGACAGCAAACACCTGGTTGGGTTGATTACCATGAGAATGGTGTTCAGAGAGTTTAGTAATATCATTCATAATAAAGGATCGTCCAGTAAGTCGGTGGAAGAGATTATGATTAAAAATCCTATTACCATACATCCGGAAGCATCTATTTTGGAAGCGATTGATATTATGGACAGTCAGAAAATTGGGTGCCTTCCGGTTGTAAAGAATAATCGGTTGGTAGGAATTATTACCGAGCAAAATTATATGACGATAACTTCACGGCTGTTGAGACGTTTACACAGTGATGATGATAAAAGTAAATCTGAATCTGGGAAATCAGACGGATAATATTGAGTTAGAATAGCTATGGGAACGCAGAAGTTATCAATTGCAAAGGATCCGGAATCGCGAAAACAGTTTTTGAAGCATCTGTTGCATGATGTGGAAGCGATTGACAAGATGCTGCAAAGCAAACAGATTGAATCTGGTATTACAAGGATAGGGGCGGAGCAGGAATTTTGCCTGGTTGATAAGTATTTCAAGCCATCCATGAACGCACTTACAATTTTGGAGAAGGTTAATGATGATCATGTAACACCCGAGCTGGCCAAGTACAACCTGGAGATTAACCTCGATCCCATTGAACTGAGCGGGGACTGTTTTACACAGTTTAAATTGCAGCTAAGCCAGATCTTAAACAAAGCAGAAAAGGCTGCAAACAGCCTGAATGAAACGATTATACTCAGCGGCATACTGCCATCAATCGATTTTAGAGCCGTTCAGATGGAGTATATGACACCCAAACAGCGATACGAAGCGCTGGCAAATATTATTTATGAACTCAGGGGAGGAGAGTTTGAACTGAATATTACAGGTGTAGATGAACTGATACTTACGCACAACAATATTCTGTTTGAAGCTTGTAATACCAGCTTTCAGTGTCATTATCAAATAGAGCCGGATGATTTTACCGATATGTATAATTGGGCTCAGATGCTTTCGGGGCCGGTACTTTCGGTGGCTTGTAATTCACCGCTTCTGTTTGGAAAGCAGTTGTGGGCAGAAACACGAATTCCGTTGTTCCAGCAGAGTATTGATACGCGGGGGAAAGGGTATCACCTGAGGGAACGCGAGCAGCGGGTTACATTTGGAAACCGGTGGATTAAAGGCGTTTCGGATGTTTATAAAAATGATATTGCCCGGCACACACTGCTGTTTCTTACAGATATTGAGAAAGACTCTTTGGAAACACTTGAAAAAGGTGATATTCCAAAATTAGAAGCATTGCAACTTCATAACGGCACCATCTATAAATGGAATCGCCCATGTTACGGGATGTTAGACGGAGTTCCCCATCTGCGAATTGAAAATCGATATCTGCCGTCTGGCCCAACTATTAAAGATGAAATTGCAAATTTTGCATTTTGGGTGGGATTAATGAGCAACCTGCCTGAGAAATACCGCAATATCTGGGAACGTATAAATTTTGACGAGGTGAAAGAAAATTTTTACAAAGCAGCTATGTGGGGAATCCAAAGCGGTATGGTTTGGGATGGTAAGCTGATGTCGGCCCGAAGACTCATACTGGAGGTTCTTATTCCGATGGCTCGCGAAGGCCTCCAAAAAAAGGGAGTGGATGAAGAAGATATCAACAAGAATCTTAATATTATACGTGCCCGTGCAGAAAATCACGCAACTGGTTCCCGCTGGACTGTAGACAGTTATCGAAAGTTACGGGAGCATTTAGATCGGGGTGAATCGGCAGTGGCTCTTACAGCAATTATGCACAAACGGCGTGCTACAGATCAACCTGTTCACGAGTGGAAACTGGGGGACTACAGTGAGGTAGAGGGGTTCGAAATTCAGTACGACATGGTGAGTAACATCATGACGACGGATCTTGTGACTGTTACCGAAAACGATATTGCAGAACTGGTACTGAAAGTGATGGAATGGAGGAATATACGGCATCTGCCTGTAGAAGATAGTCGCGGAAAATTGCAAGGAATCATTACAAAAAATCGGTTGGTTCGTTATCTTGATGATCCTGAAAAAGACGGCCTTGCAACGGCTGCTGATGTGATGGATAAAGACCCGATTACAATCAGCCCGAATGATGATATTAAATATGCCATGCTATTAATGATTGATAAAGAGGTGAGCTGTCTGCCTGTTGTTGAAAAAGATGCACTTGTTGGCATTATTACAGATAAGGATACGCAGGATATCTGGAATAAGATGAAGAAACGTACGGATGCAAAAGACTAAAATCGAGACAAAAGAAGAAAAAAAGATAAATCGTATACGATGGTCGAAAACCGGAAATCAAGAGGGAGCTGTCATTGTATTTTTTGTTGGAATTCACGGCAATGAACCCGCGGGAATTGATGCAGTTGATCGAGTAGCTGAAAAATTTACAGCTGGAAGTAATGAAATCCAGGGATCTGTATATGCAATTACAGGGAATATAGAGGCTGTAAAGCTGGGAGTTCGTTTTCTGGACACCGATCTGAATCGTCTGTGGGAGCGGTTTAATACCAACCAGGATTTTTCCTTTCGTAAAGCCGAAAACAGACCGGTGGAATACCGGGAGAGCCTGGAGATCAAAAAAGCTGTTGATCACATTATCGACAAACATGCAGGTACGGCAAGTGAGTTTATATTTATAGATCTCCATACCACCTCTTCGCAAAGCTGCGCATTTATTCTTTTGAATGATACTCTTGCAAACCGTAATCTTGCACGTAAATTCCCGGTTCCCCAAATACTGGGAATTGAGGAAAATATTAAGGGAACGCTTCTCAGCTACATCAAC is a genomic window of Balneolaceae bacterium containing:
- the egtB gene encoding ergothioneine biosynthesis protein EgtB, with product MSTERALKTPKIDDLNAAKNRIKKRYDEVRSQTEKLTEPLETEDFVIQAMENASPTKWHLAHTSWFFETFILKKADEDFDSLHPQYGYIFNSYYVQTGDPHCRDKRGNLSRPTVKKVFEYRDYINKNMHQFIDSLDEEQLGEWLPVIEVGIHHEQQHQELMLTDMKYMFGQNPLYPIYKETKRPKRSSIPGMNWIKFDEGVYEIGHKGDGFGFDNEFPSHKTYINKFEMADRLVTNGEYAAFIEDGGYTDPKYWLDEGFATVENEEWNWPLYWVKRDDEWYHFTLSGLEKLDPNEPVCHISYFEADAYARWAGSRLPTEQEWEVAAKELPVEGNFVEQEYYHPASSEKQSKSLKQMFGDVWQWTRSSYSPYPGFKPFPGKLGEYNGKFMVNQYVLRGGSCATPKSHFRKTYRNFFHTDARWQFTGIRLAKDRDVK
- a CDS encoding glutamate-cysteine ligase family protein, with the translated sequence MGVETVKLAENREQTQEFIKYLLNDIRAMERMLNNDLFEKDTVRIGAEQELCLVDRYAKPAPISIELLEALDDDKFTTEFAKFNLETNLDPLKFEGACLSKMEQNIVRQLDKVRETIREFDGDIVLTGVLPTIRKSDLDIENLTPLPRYKALCAAINKLRGDEYDLRIQGMDELLMRFDTPLLEACNTGFQVHMQVSPEEFVHKYNLAQAITGPVLASAVNSPLLFGKRLWSETRVALFHQSVDTRKVGGHLRESSPRVTFGNEWLKDSILEIYKEDIARYRVMLSSNITEDVDEILDKGEIPKLMALQVHNGTVYRWNRPCYGISNGVPHLRIENRIFPSGPTVIDEIANASFWLGLLNGLDEAYDDITEKLDFDDARMNFFAASKLGLDTKFKWVDDKRYSAVELITKELLPLAKKGLENAGVDDGDITSYLDIIEERTDVAQTGSYWMVKSYNSLMKDISREQALTAVTNAMIKNQKKGEPVHKWGLAKLDDMEMWQPSSLLVEEFMTTDLFTVQKDDIIELVANLFEWRRIRYIPVEDDSKHLVGLITMRMVFREFSNIIHNKGSSSKSVEEIMIKNPITIHPEASILEAIDIMDSQKIGCLPVVKNNRLVGIITEQNYMTITSRLLRRLHSDDDKSKSESGKSDG
- the ggt gene encoding gamma-glutamyltransferase, with protein sequence MNHYKGAVSAGHQTTAETAARILKAGGNAFDAVVAAHLTACVVEPVLTSFAGGGFLLAETGDGKQTLYDFFVQTPYKIKKRNELSFFPISADFGYAKQEFHIGPGSVATPGTVKGLFEIHRDLCSMPFPVLADSAIKLARDGVKMNSFQAGAIQITEPIYASNQEASEIFSSRKEDGMFISEGEWLTQPQLANFIQELASDGESFFYEGEIADKICRICEEEGGHLTHEDLENYKVEKRKPLHLEYKGNSLSINPPPSSGGLLIALALNLMESPGRDFSDKSFSELLVEAQDMAHRSRIENVIENRNPKGILHEPFVEMYKKQVQNRRKASRGTTQISVADAKGNMASLTTSNGSGSGVMIPGTGVMMNNMLGEEDLNPEGFYNWPTNQRISSMMAPAILRFKDGKKVVLGSGGSNRIRTAILQVLLNLIDHGMDLEEAIQSPRIHYENDFLNIEKGFSEEIIDLLTQKYKDHKTWEPGNLFFGGVHAVLEKKGEFSGFGDPRRGGVSMTL
- a CDS encoding DUF6051 family protein, which codes for MDYIDSYTKLRKVFSAVDSETTYGNLSIHKIGFRSGFYNLLPGNTKYRCERHNLEFDSLSNYYNDVGTIQDDVHQEDFLVEENRNFNYFILKPRKSENIQKVTFLFHGFNEKNWDKYFTWGEAICEKTQSAVVFFPIAFHMQRAPEYWSNPRKMYQLCEKRKKKFPNIIKSTLFNVAISMRLQSMPQRFIWSGLQTYYDVIQFVEECKKGENPVIDKNATFDIFAFSIGGLLAEILKLSNYHNYFSDSKVCLFCSGTVFNRLSPVSKFILDSEASVALYSYLIEHFDSFLKNDDHLRHYIEEDHFEGEIFHSMLEYQKMREFREEQFKKVENQIYAIPLKQDTVIPSFEVVNTLQGAFRNINIPVDEMDFNYEYIHENPFPLNHNEPRKINNAFNRVFDKVGTFFES
- a CDS encoding CBS domain-containing protein → MGTQKLSIAKDPESRKQFLKHLLHDVEAIDKMLQSKQIESGITRIGAEQEFCLVDKYFKPSMNALTILEKVNDDHVTPELAKYNLEINLDPIELSGDCFTQFKLQLSQILNKAEKAANSLNETIILSGILPSIDFRAVQMEYMTPKQRYEALANIIYELRGGEFELNITGVDELILTHNNILFEACNTSFQCHYQIEPDDFTDMYNWAQMLSGPVLSVACNSPLLFGKQLWAETRIPLFQQSIDTRGKGYHLREREQRVTFGNRWIKGVSDVYKNDIARHTLLFLTDIEKDSLETLEKGDIPKLEALQLHNGTIYKWNRPCYGMLDGVPHLRIENRYLPSGPTIKDEIANFAFWVGLMSNLPEKYRNIWERINFDEVKENFYKAAMWGIQSGMVWDGKLMSARRLILEVLIPMAREGLQKKGVDEEDINKNLNIIRARAENHATGSRWTVDSYRKLREHLDRGESAVALTAIMHKRRATDQPVHEWKLGDYSEVEGFEIQYDMVSNIMTTDLVTVTENDIAELVLKVMEWRNIRHLPVEDSRGKLQGIITKNRLVRYLDDPEKDGLATAADVMDKDPITISPNDDIKYAMLLMIDKEVSCLPVVEKDALVGIITDKDTQDIWNKMKKRTDAKD
- a CDS encoding transglutaminase-like domain-containing protein, producing the protein MKKSNKREIESLIYLLDDPDPEVQYGVKERFKELGEHAVPMLDQFRSESVKDSEKETINNIIYNITAGTVIEEFAEIIEQGIYDRNQLENALLILCKFGNPTLRVREYRKKLDDLAAQIGSDIAYTPSINEKMKIMLQYIFQDLRFRGDSSDYHHPDNAYLDRVIDRRKGLPIMLSCIVMFIARRLDLPFYGVNMPIHFMLMYQTHNQEILIDPFDGGTIVTYNQCCYFLKKNGIEPKPEHLQKADESEILVRCIRNLIHSYAKLQDERRVDDLRKLLNMAELDG